A genomic region of Mesorhizobium sp. NZP2077 contains the following coding sequences:
- a CDS encoding flagellar hook protein FlgE, translating into MSLYGMMRTGVSGMNAQANRLSTTADNIANSDTTGYKRSSAEFSTLIMPSTGGAYNSGGVTTTIRQAVSDPGVLQYTTSVSDLAVSGDGFFVVQDPGGTPFLTRAGAFVPDAQGRLVNAAGFQLMAYSYANGTPAATVNGFEGLEPVVISDQGLTATPSTTGSFSGNLPAGATPVVAANLPGANAATAQYTSKSSMVAYDNLGNKKLLDVYFTNTGAGTWQVAVFDQSQATPGTSFPYTGGALGTANLTFDTTTGKLTGATTGVSFTVPGGASLNLDLSTLTQLGTGFTVTDAQVNGNAPSTIDKVQISKDGTIYAQYKDGSTKPLYKIPLADVQSPDQLKALPGNVYAQGTDSGAIRVGFANEGKLGSIISGALENSNVDIAEELTDMIAAQRSYTANSKVFQTGSDLMDVLVNLKR; encoded by the coding sequence ATGAGCCTCTACGGGATGATGCGGACCGGCGTTTCCGGCATGAACGCACAGGCCAACCGCCTGTCGACGACAGCCGACAACATCGCCAATTCCGATACCACCGGTTACAAGCGGTCCTCCGCCGAATTTTCGACGCTGATCATGCCGTCGACGGGCGGCGCCTATAATTCCGGCGGCGTCACCACGACGATCCGCCAGGCAGTCAGCGACCCGGGCGTGCTTCAGTACACGACCTCGGTTTCCGATCTTGCCGTCAGCGGTGATGGCTTCTTCGTCGTCCAGGATCCCGGCGGCACACCTTTCCTGACCCGCGCCGGCGCCTTCGTCCCCGACGCACAAGGCAGGCTGGTCAATGCGGCCGGTTTCCAGCTGATGGCCTACAGCTACGCCAATGGCACGCCGGCGGCGACGGTCAACGGCTTCGAAGGCCTGGAGCCGGTCGTCATCTCCGACCAGGGACTGACCGCGACCCCGAGCACCACGGGTAGTTTCAGCGGCAATCTGCCGGCAGGTGCGACACCGGTCGTCGCCGCCAACCTGCCCGGTGCCAACGCTGCCACCGCGCAGTACACCTCAAAATCGTCGATGGTCGCCTATGACAACCTCGGCAACAAGAAGCTGCTCGACGTCTATTTCACCAACACCGGCGCCGGCACCTGGCAGGTGGCGGTTTTCGATCAGTCGCAGGCGACGCCTGGAACATCGTTCCCCTACACCGGTGGCGCGCTCGGCACGGCCAACCTGACCTTCGATACCACGACCGGCAAGCTCACCGGCGCCACCACCGGCGTTTCATTTACGGTGCCGGGCGGCGCCAGCCTCAATCTCGACCTGTCGACACTGACCCAGCTCGGGACGGGCTTCACCGTTACCGACGCCCAGGTCAACGGCAACGCGCCGAGCACCATCGACAAGGTGCAGATCAGCAAGGACGGCACCATCTACGCCCAGTACAAGGACGGCTCCACCAAGCCGCTCTACAAGATTCCGCTGGCCGACGTGCAGAGCCCTGACCAGCTCAAGGCCCTTCCCGGCAACGTCTATGCGCAAGGCACCGATTCCGGTGCGATCCGCGTCGGCTTCGCCAATGAAGGCAAGCTCGGCTCGATCATCTCGGGCGCGCTCGAAAATTCCAACGTCGACATCGCCGAGGAATTGACCGACATGATCGCGGCGCAGCGCAGCTACACCGCCAATTCGAAAGTCTTCCAGACTGGTTCCGACCTGATGGACGTCCTTGTCAACCTGAAGAGATAA
- a CDS encoding response regulator transcription factor yields MIVIVDERELVTEGYNSLFDREGVACAGFAPGEFGEWVNSAADTDLRSVRAFLIGDCREGAISPRQIRDRTGAPVIALSEQHSLENTLRLFESGVDDVIRKPVHIREILARITAIRRRAHEDVAYTEIGAMRIFMDGRDPEIDGQPLPLPRRERRILEYLASNRGRRVTKTQVFNAIYGIFDEEVEENVVESHISKLRKKLREKLGTDPIDSKRFLGYRLVF; encoded by the coding sequence ATGATCGTGATCGTTGACGAGCGAGAGCTCGTAACTGAGGGATACAATTCACTTTTTGATCGCGAAGGCGTCGCCTGTGCGGGCTTCGCGCCGGGCGAATTCGGCGAGTGGGTGAACTCGGCCGCCGACACCGACCTGCGTTCGGTGCGGGCCTTCCTGATCGGCGACTGCCGCGAAGGCGCCATCTCTCCACGCCAGATCCGCGACCGCACCGGCGCTCCGGTCATTGCGCTCAGCGAACAGCATTCGCTGGAGAACACGCTGCGGTTGTTCGAGAGCGGCGTCGACGACGTCATCCGCAAGCCCGTCCACATCAGAGAGATCCTGGCCCGCATCACCGCCATCCGCCGCCGCGCCCATGAGGATGTCGCCTACACCGAGATCGGCGCCATGCGCATCTTCATGGACGGCCGCGACCCCGAGATAGATGGCCAGCCGCTGCCCTTGCCGCGCCGCGAACGCCGCATCCTCGAATATCTGGCGAGCAACCGTGGCCGCCGCGTCACCAAAACCCAGGTCTTCAACGCCATCTACGGCATCTTCGACGAAGAGGTCGAGGAGAACGTGGTGGAAAGCCACATCAGCAAATTACGCAAGAAACTGCGCGAGAAGCTGGGCACCGACCCGATCGATTCCAAACGCTTCCTCGGCTACCGGCTCGTGTTCTGA
- a CDS encoding transglycosylase SLT domain-containing protein — translation MTRKHSAAPLRHLVSALAAICLSSLANAALAATPNPCEPEILRAADRYGVPAGILYAVGLTETGKKGSLQPNALNIEGKAVFPRSRAEALATFANAQREGKTLIDLGCMQINHHYHSSHFRSVEDMLDPRQNVDYAARFLASLHARHETWSMAVARYHAGPDNDPAQKVYVCRVIANMVATGFGKWTTNARSFCNP, via the coding sequence ATGACGCGCAAGCACTCGGCCGCGCCGCTTCGCCATCTCGTGAGCGCGCTGGCGGCGATATGTTTATCTAGCCTCGCGAACGCTGCCCTCGCCGCCACCCCCAATCCCTGCGAGCCAGAGATCCTGCGCGCCGCCGACCGTTACGGCGTGCCCGCCGGCATCCTCTATGCCGTCGGCCTGACCGAAACCGGCAAGAAGGGCAGCCTTCAGCCTAATGCATTGAATATAGAAGGAAAAGCGGTCTTCCCACGGAGTCGGGCCGAAGCGCTTGCGACCTTCGCCAATGCGCAGCGCGAGGGCAAGACACTGATCGATCTCGGCTGCATGCAGATCAACCACCACTATCATTCCTCGCATTTCCGCAGTGTCGAGGACATGCTCGACCCGCGCCAGAACGTCGACTACGCGGCGCGTTTCCTGGCCAGTCTCCATGCCCGCCACGAAACCTGGTCGATGGCCGTCGCCCGCTATCATGCCGGTCCCGACAACGACCCGGCGCAGAAGGTCTATGTCTGCAGGGTGATCGCCAACATGGTTGCCACCGGTTTTGGCAAGTGGACGACCAATGCCCGCTCCTTCTGCAACCCGTAA
- a CDS encoding flagellar hook-length control protein FliK has product MTPSLGPALPGFTTARTAEPAAPGKKDDAGFGRMVHGGASQAEKQPTAEAGMRDPRWSKLAADLAAQTGEDEPMPSGKGRATPTGSTAAKSAKDGKAVEADKDADTETPATDAGATPLDDHLPLLMAFHDLRHFSTSAKSADAGEAGKQPALAGQIQSKGQLLPKAYRATSAAGHDELEPMSKLEQVSLVDGPLTKLESVRDAGAGAPRRDNAIAAGPLPDTATADVPGVEPKQAAQQLKSIADVQSSLRSEPGKPFSAQARVDVVSERSFPAPPQAPMSQAALNVINAVAADVGPKQAFSTASASTQLASSVAVPTHVLKIELHPAELGMVTAHLRLSGEQLSIELKPETHDAYRRLSSDSEAIVKSLRGLGFEVDKVTIMQPSVAVPATTRADATASLSAAPGRDQSSFQPGNSSGGNGGAGGQQPGQQSARGNHDDAQALGRAASPSRERAGGDMFI; this is encoded by the coding sequence ATGACCCCCAGCCTCGGCCCGGCCCTGCCAGGATTTACCACCGCGCGCACAGCGGAGCCGGCCGCGCCCGGCAAGAAGGATGATGCCGGTTTCGGCAGGATGGTGCATGGCGGCGCAAGCCAGGCGGAAAAGCAGCCGACGGCCGAGGCCGGGATGCGAGACCCGCGCTGGAGCAAACTTGCCGCCGACCTTGCGGCACAGACAGGCGAGGACGAACCGATGCCGTCCGGCAAGGGTAGGGCCACGCCGACCGGATCGACGGCTGCGAAATCCGCAAAAGACGGCAAGGCTGTCGAGGCCGACAAGGACGCCGATACCGAAACGCCGGCGACCGACGCCGGCGCGACGCCGCTCGACGACCATCTGCCTCTGCTGATGGCGTTTCATGACCTGCGCCATTTCTCGACATCGGCCAAGTCGGCCGACGCAGGCGAAGCCGGAAAGCAACCGGCGCTCGCCGGGCAGATCCAGTCGAAGGGTCAGCTTTTGCCGAAGGCCTATCGGGCGACATCGGCCGCCGGGCACGACGAGCTCGAACCGATGTCTAAACTAGAGCAGGTGTCGCTCGTCGACGGGCCGCTGACGAAGCTCGAGTCCGTCCGCGATGCCGGCGCTGGCGCCCCGCGGCGTGACAATGCAATCGCCGCCGGCCCGCTGCCCGACACGGCAACCGCCGATGTGCCGGGCGTTGAGCCGAAGCAGGCGGCGCAGCAGCTGAAGTCCATCGCCGACGTCCAGTCCTCGTTGCGGTCGGAGCCGGGAAAACCGTTCTCGGCGCAGGCGCGCGTCGACGTGGTTTCCGAGCGCAGCTTCCCGGCCCCGCCGCAGGCGCCGATGAGCCAGGCAGCGCTCAACGTAATCAACGCCGTAGCGGCCGATGTTGGCCCGAAGCAGGCCTTTTCGACGGCCTCCGCCAGCACTCAGCTGGCCAGTTCTGTTGCCGTTCCGACACATGTGTTGAAGATCGAACTTCACCCGGCCGAACTGGGCATGGTCACGGCCCACCTTCGCCTCTCGGGAGAACAACTCTCGATTGAATTGAAGCCTGAAACACACGATGCCTACCGCCGGCTTTCCAGTGATAGCGAGGCAATCGTCAAGTCGCTACGCGGGCTGGGTTTCGAGGTTGATAAGGTGACCATCATGCAACCGTCAGTGGCCGTTCCGGCTACAACCCGCGCTGATGCAACCGCCTCGCTCAGCGCCGCGCCTGGCCGCGACCAGTCCTCGTTCCAGCCCGGAAACTCCAGCGGTGGAAACGGTGGAGCCGGCGGCCAGCAACCGGGCCAGCAGTCCGCAAGGGGGAACCATGATGACGCGCAAGCACTCGGCCGCGCCGCTTCGCCATCTCGTGAGCGCGCTGGCGGCGATATGTTTATCTAG
- a CDS encoding chemotaxis protein MotC → MKRATVTSRLMGLLLLAAGYPSAGFAEDALQPYQLVRSLQLVQDRIAAGDHAAMPMQAKLLEMTDTRLREADAQDFKDPKNFRALLVYGMSGGNPVTVEAAVSRAATDPANLAIAKGVIDYLNGRPGQAIEALRPIDPMTLPGDLGAFLALVKGSLMATDEPAAALTLLDEAKLLSPGTLVEESALRRSVGIAVAQGDAARFALASTQYVERYLYSPYASQFADSFVSGVITLHMSISQDKLADITAMMDPEREKVIYLRIARRAAIDGLSELSAFASARAEQGRDGSTNQGDPRALLYSSLSTVTSDTTEDVRAKLGKIDRSKLSDGDRALLDAAQAIAGEMVAPPASAPAATPAPASDAPQPKAEVAAVQTADEAGLPPVEGAVSEQPAVAPSGGTVAAAPNAPAPSADAATVLPASAQANSAGPDTTDPTDAAMMKTRRQLDLIDQMLGAAPK, encoded by the coding sequence ATGAAGCGGGCGACCGTCACCAGCCGGCTGATGGGCCTGTTGCTGCTGGCAGCTGGCTATCCGTCGGCCGGCTTTGCAGAGGATGCGCTGCAGCCTTACCAGCTGGTGCGCTCGCTGCAGCTCGTCCAGGACCGCATCGCCGCTGGCGATCACGCGGCGATGCCGATGCAGGCCAAGCTGCTCGAGATGACCGATACGCGCCTGCGCGAAGCGGATGCGCAGGACTTCAAGGACCCCAAGAATTTTCGCGCGCTGCTGGTCTACGGCATGAGCGGCGGCAATCCGGTGACCGTGGAGGCCGCCGTGTCGCGTGCCGCCACGGATCCGGCGAACCTCGCCATCGCCAAGGGTGTGATCGACTATCTGAACGGCCGGCCCGGCCAGGCTATCGAAGCCCTGAGGCCGATCGATCCAATGACGCTGCCCGGCGATCTCGGCGCGTTCCTTGCCCTGGTCAAAGGATCGCTAATGGCGACGGATGAGCCGGCGGCTGCGCTGACGCTGCTCGACGAGGCCAAGCTGCTCAGCCCTGGCACGCTGGTCGAGGAGTCGGCGCTGCGGCGCTCGGTCGGCATTGCCGTGGCGCAAGGCGACGCGGCGCGGTTCGCGCTTGCCTCCACCCAGTATGTCGAGCGCTACCTCTATTCGCCCTACGCCAGCCAGTTCGCCGATTCCTTCGTCTCCGGCGTCATCACGCTGCACATGTCGATCAGCCAGGACAAGCTGGCCGATATCACCGCGATGATGGATCCCGAGCGCGAGAAGGTGATCTATCTGCGTATCGCCCGCCGCGCCGCGATCGACGGCCTCAGCGAATTGTCGGCCTTCGCTTCGGCACGGGCCGAACAGGGTCGCGACGGCAGCACCAATCAGGGCGACCCGCGCGCCCTGCTCTATTCCAGCCTGTCGACTGTGACTTCGGACACGACCGAGGATGTGCGCGCCAAGCTCGGCAAGATCGACCGCAGCAAGCTGTCGGACGGTGACCGTGCCCTGCTCGACGCCGCCCAGGCCATCGCTGGTGAAATGGTGGCGCCGCCTGCCTCCGCTCCAGCGGCGACCCCGGCGCCTGCATCCGATGCACCGCAGCCCAAAGCTGAAGTCGCCGCCGTGCAGACCGCCGACGAGGCCGGATTGCCGCCTGTCGAGGGCGCCGTGTCCGAACAGCCCGCCGTCGCGCCATCCGGCGGAACAGTAGCCGCTGCGCCGAACGCGCCGGCGCCTTCAGCCGACGCGGCAACGGTCCTGCCGGCTTCGGCGCAGGCAAATTCCGCCGGTCCCGACACGACCGATCCGACCGACGCCGCCATGATGAAAACCCGTCGACAGCTCGACCTGATCGACCAGATGCTTGGAGCCGCTCCGAAATGA